DNA from Myxococcaceae bacterium JPH2:
GGCCGCCTGGGAGGCGGTGGGCGTGGGCGTTCCCATCACCTGCACCACGCTGACCAACGGCGTGGCGAAGACGGGCCTGTCGGGCGCCAGCGGCTCCAACGCTTACTACTGCATCGACCTGCCGGCCTCGAAGGCCTCCACGTACACGCTGAGCGGCGGCACGGGCGACGCGGACATGTACATCAAGTTCGGCTCCGCGCCGACCACGTCCTCGTATGACTGCCGCCCGTATGTGAGCGGCAACAACGAGACGTGCTCCGCCGCCGCGAAGTCCGCCGCGGGCCGCATGTACATCATGCTCCGTGGCTACACGTCCTACAGCAACACCTCGCTGAAGGCCGCGTACTAGTCGTCACCCCAGCGGCGTGCTCGGACGTCTTCGTTCGAGCCCGTCGCCGGGCACACCGCCTCCGGCGCCTTACGCGCTGGGGGCGGTGTCGTTTGGAGAACGGCCCGCTCCCGTGGGGAGGCTTGCTGCCGGGATGGCGCCTCCGCATCTT
Protein-coding regions in this window:
- a CDS encoding M4 family metallopeptidase, which encodes AGAIWYKANTDLYTAGTTYDQAKAWTIQAAQQLGYDQATQDAVKAAWEAVGVGVPITCTTLTNGVAKTGLSGASGSNAYYCIDLPASKASTYTLSGGTGDADMYIKFGSAPTTSSYDCRPYVSGNNETCSAAAKSAAGRMYIMLRGYTSYSNTSLKAAY